The DNA segment GCCGGCCCCGAATGGAATTCGGGGGCAACAACCGCACAAAGTCCCTGCGGGACTGCGGCCGCGGCATCCTACCGCAAGGGCAGCCGCTGTTGCAGGACAGGCTGTCTCACACCCGTGCTGCCTTCAGGGCTGGATGCCGGATAGCAGTCCCGCAGGGACTTTGTGCTGTTGTTGCCCGGGGTTTCCAACCCCGGGAGCCGCATAGAGCTGCTCCGGGGAGTCAGATCCCCCGCACCGTCGACCGCCGCTCGTCCTCGTCGCGCATCCCCAGGAACTCGCCGACGGCCGCGAGCGAGGCGATGTGGTCGCAGAAGATCTTGAAGGTGGCCAGGATGGGGACGGCGATGAAAGCGCCCGGAATCCCCCAGATCCAGAAGAAGAAGGTGAGGCCCACCAGCAGGGCGACGGGGTTCAGCGCCAGGCGGTGGCCCACGAAGATGGGACTCACGAAGTTGGCCTGCACCACGTTGATGATCAGGAACACCGCCGGCACCAGCAGCGCGCGCCCCACGCTGTCGAACACGGTGATGGCGGTCACGCCCAGGATCAGCACCATCGTCAGCGCGCCCAGGTACGGCATGAACTCGAAGAAGGCCACCAGCGCGCCCCACAGGATGGGGCTCGGCATCCCCAGCAGCCACATCGCCACGGCCACCACGGCGCCCTCGATCACGTTCACCACCGCCACCGTCAGCAGGTAGGTGCTGACGGACGATTCGATCATCCGCGCGATCTCCACCGCCTTGCGCTTCTCGCCCGTCGTCGGCAGCACCTTCACCAGCTTCTGCAGGAACAGGTCGCCGCCGGCCAGCAGGAAGTACAGGAGGATGATGACCTCAAGCGCGCTGGCCGCGAAGCGCTGCGTGGTGCCGAACACGCGCGCGATCAGGCTGGTCTGCCGGACCACCACCTCGCGCGGCCGCTCGCCCGCCGCGCCGTTGCCCACCGCGCCCGCCGCGCTCTGCACCTGCTCGGCGGTACGGCTGGCACGCTCCAGCGGGCGCAGCAGCTTGCGCAGCTTCACCTGCGCCGCCGAGAGCGTCTGCGGTGCGTTGGCCGCCCAGCTCTGCACCGGCCCCGAAAGCTCGTACCCGCCCAGCCCCACGATCCCCAGCAGCGCCAGCACCACCAGCCCCGAGCCGAACGGCGGCGGGATGCGCAGGCGCGCCATCGCCCGCACCACCGGCCCGAACAGGAAGCTGAGCAGGAGCGCGAACACCAGGGGAAGCAGGAAGGGGCGCGCGAAGTACAGCGTGTAGAGCACCGCCAGCACCGTCAGCGTGGTGACGCCGATCGAGCGCGTGCGCGGGTTGCCGATCGCCCGCCCGGTGCGCTCCAGATTCGGGCGCGGGGCGTCGGGCTCCACGGGGCGCGCCTGCGCGGTGGGGTCCACGTCGGGCGTCAGCACCGACTTGTCGCGCGGAGAGTCTTCGTTCATGCGGGGCCATGGTGGGGATGGAAAGGCCAGCCTTCACCGAACCCTGTGCAGGAGTTGCGCCCCGCGCCGCGAGAGGGCGATGGGCCGGCCTCCGCGCCGCTCCGATGCGCGTCTCCGGCAGCCCGATCGGGCGCAATCCGCACAGGGGGCACGTTCCGTGCATTCGCGCGCCGCCACGGCTTCCTGTTTTCTTGCACCTTGGAGGATCGATGCGTCAGCGAGCCCGTTCCAGGTGGTGGCAGGCCGGAGTGATGGCGCTGGGGATGGCGGTGCTGTCTCCGCACGCGCTCCGGGCGCAGACCGACACGACGGTGACCCAGACGGTGCAGCACGAGGACGAGGACCACGACTTCCCGTGGGGGCTGCTCGGCCTGCTGGGCCTTCTGGGCCTGCTGCCCAAGCGGAAGAAGGACGTGCACGTGCACGAGACGCGGGAAACGTACACGGCCCCGCCGCGCGACCCCATCCCGCCGCGCGACCGCGTCGACCCCAACCCGCCGCCGCCGCGGGTCTGATCGGCACGACCGGACCGGGAGGGCACGCGCGGCGCGTGCCCTCCCGCTCGTTTTCCCCTCTCGTCCATCGGTTTTGCAGGAAGGTATGTGGATGGATCACGGTCCCGAGACGAGCGACCTCCGCGCGAACCCGCGGCGGAGCTTCATCCGCCACACCGCCGGCGTGCCCATCGAGGTGCGCGCGGTGGACGGCGGTGC comes from the Longimicrobium sp. genome and includes:
- a CDS encoding AI-2E family transporter, with the translated sequence MNEDSPRDKSVLTPDVDPTAQARPVEPDAPRPNLERTGRAIGNPRTRSIGVTTLTVLAVLYTLYFARPFLLPLVFALLLSFLFGPVVRAMARLRIPPPFGSGLVVLALLGIVGLGGYELSGPVQSWAANAPQTLSAAQVKLRKLLRPLERASRTAEQVQSAAGAVGNGAAGERPREVVVRQTSLIARVFGTTQRFAASALEVIILLYFLLAGGDLFLQKLVKVLPTTGEKRKAVEIARMIESSVSTYLLTVAVVNVIEGAVVAVAMWLLGMPSPILWGALVAFFEFMPYLGALTMVLILGVTAITVFDSVGRALLVPAVFLIINVVQANFVSPIFVGHRLALNPVALLVGLTFFFWIWGIPGAFIAVPILATFKIFCDHIASLAAVGEFLGMRDEDERRSTVRGI
- a CDS encoding WGxxGxxG family protein, producing MRQRARSRWWQAGVMALGMAVLSPHALRAQTDTTVTQTVQHEDEDHDFPWGLLGLLGLLGLLPKRKKDVHVHETRETYTAPPRDPIPPRDRVDPNPPPPRV